One part of the Bdellovibrio bacteriovorus genome encodes these proteins:
- a CDS encoding L,D-transpeptidase family protein, whose product MKKLIFPLIALTLVSLQSFAGSKATDRSYKYCDDMTQIDKLLDRSRESVERIQREGLNIERIVVSKDKRQLYLISGETLLRTYTVAFGWNFIGHKQFQGDGKTPEGIYSIDYKNPKSQFTKSLHVDYPNKADIAYAKSQGKDPGGDIMIHGLPSNPQKYERISKIHPYDWTLGCIAVTNKEIEEIYALVKERTLVEVCKISPAK is encoded by the coding sequence ATGAAAAAACTCATCTTCCCCCTTATTGCTTTGACGCTTGTTTCCCTGCAGTCTTTTGCCGGTTCCAAAGCCACGGACCGTTCTTACAAGTACTGCGATGACATGACCCAAATCGACAAGCTGCTGGATCGCAGTCGTGAATCCGTGGAGCGCATCCAGCGCGAAGGTTTGAATATTGAGCGTATCGTGGTTTCCAAAGACAAACGCCAGTTGTACCTGATTTCTGGTGAAACCTTGCTAAGAACTTACACGGTGGCATTCGGCTGGAACTTTATCGGTCACAAACAGTTCCAGGGTGACGGCAAAACTCCGGAAGGCATCTATTCCATCGATTATAAAAATCCAAAGAGCCAGTTCACCAAGTCCCTGCATGTGGACTATCCGAACAAAGCAGACATCGCTTATGCAAAATCCCAGGGTAAAGACCCAGGTGGCGACATCATGATTCACGGTCTGCCATCCAACCCACAGAAATACGAGCGCATCAGCAAAATTCACCCGTATGACTGGACACTGGGTTGCATCGCCGTGACCAACAAAGAAATCGAAGAGATCTACGCACTCGTAAAAGAAAGAACCCTGGTCGAAGTCTGCAAAATCAGCCCCGCCAAGTAA
- a CDS encoding YkgJ family cysteine cluster protein, whose product MEEFKFTGKEWWREGVRFECTGSGKCCTSHGEYGFVYLSLEDRQRFAKHLKMRTGDFTRKYCDMTGGIWHLKEDPKNPDCMFLKGKGCSVYEARPTQCRTWPFWPEVMNAKSWAKDVKAFCPGVGKGPVIPAERIEQQIREQIKSEQGWGR is encoded by the coding sequence ATGGAAGAATTCAAATTCACTGGAAAAGAATGGTGGCGTGAAGGCGTTCGTTTCGAATGCACCGGTTCCGGCAAATGCTGCACTTCCCACGGGGAATACGGTTTTGTGTACCTGAGCCTTGAAGACCGCCAGCGTTTTGCCAAACACCTGAAAATGCGCACCGGTGACTTCACCCGCAAATACTGCGATATGACCGGCGGCATCTGGCACCTGAAAGAAGACCCGAAAAACCCGGATTGCATGTTCCTGAAAGGCAAAGGCTGCAGCGTCTATGAGGCCCGCCCGACCCAATGCCGAACCTGGCCGTTCTGGCCCGAGGTTATGAACGCCAAATCCTGGGCCAAGGACGTCAAAGCCTTCTGCCCCGGCGTGGGTAAAGGCCCTGTCATCCCAGCCGAGCGTATCGAGCAACAAATCCGCGAACAAATCAAAAGCGAACAGGGCTGGGGCCGCTAG
- a CDS encoding polyprenyl synthetase family protein, giving the protein MQRSVIDLKVYDPKDFPAYLPKLNKLYDDLFSGGKGFRAKLIRMMSAHLGIEPKTELLLSQTIEFIHNASLLHDDLIDRSHLRRGKTAAWLKYTPEYAVLAGDYLLARVMVNLSGHGNIKLVQYTAEVISDLLEGEWLQDSVVGDFFVTMEQLDRIHNLKTASLFKWCIRAPFIAQERYDEELHNILSEMGTLLGQLFQRSDDLLDYDIRNDEGKAILGDLKSGYLNSFGAFMCAGATRHEIDHIVKSKTLEQYYENVGGKARFDQKLAEFDEINRGLIKMYDHHLERLKSLLKPGEEKLIDQLRPLTEILYWRRKPS; this is encoded by the coding sequence TTGCAACGCAGCGTCATTGATCTTAAAGTCTATGATCCAAAGGATTTTCCGGCGTACCTGCCAAAGCTGAACAAGCTTTATGACGACCTGTTTTCCGGCGGCAAAGGCTTCCGCGCAAAATTGATCCGCATGATGTCCGCTCACCTGGGTATTGAACCCAAAACTGAGCTGCTTTTGTCCCAGACCATTGAATTTATTCACAATGCTTCTTTGCTTCATGATGATCTGATCGATCGTTCTCACCTTCGCCGTGGTAAAACGGCCGCGTGGCTGAAATACACGCCCGAGTACGCAGTTCTGGCCGGCGACTATCTGTTGGCGCGTGTGATGGTGAATCTGTCCGGTCACGGCAACATCAAGCTGGTTCAGTACACCGCGGAAGTGATTTCTGATCTGTTGGAAGGTGAATGGCTGCAGGATTCTGTGGTGGGTGATTTTTTCGTCACCATGGAACAACTGGATCGCATTCATAATCTGAAAACGGCAAGTCTGTTCAAGTGGTGCATCCGTGCGCCGTTCATCGCGCAGGAACGCTACGACGAAGAACTGCACAACATTCTTTCTGAGATGGGCACACTGCTGGGACAGTTGTTCCAGCGCAGTGATGACCTTCTGGATTACGACATCCGTAACGACGAAGGCAAAGCCATTCTGGGTGATTTGAAATCTGGTTACCTGAATTCCTTCGGGGCGTTCATGTGTGCCGGGGCCACTCGACATGAAATTGATCACATTGTGAAATCCAAAACTTTGGAGCAGTACTACGAAAACGTCGGAGGCAAAGCACGCTTTGATCAGAAGCTGGCGGAATTCGACGAGATCAACCGCGGCCTGATCAAAATGTATGATCACCATCTGGAACGTCTGAAGTCCCTGTTGAAGCCGGGCGAAGAAAAGCTGATTGATCAATTGCGCCCGCTGACCGAGATTCTGTACTGGAGAAGGAAACCTTCGTGA
- a CDS encoding acyl-CoA thioesterase produces MNKVFRTKKTITFRDADPAGIMFFGNIFGFAHDAFEEFIVDAGYTWNEWFGSRDLLIPLRHTESNFLAPFIPGETYEVSVAVASFGETSFKMKYVFTQKDKTHAVVTMVHALVDGKTKQKTTLPSLMKSRLEPYLESTGQGC; encoded by the coding sequence ATGAATAAAGTCTTTCGCACGAAAAAGACCATCACCTTCAGGGACGCCGACCCTGCGGGAATCATGTTTTTTGGAAATATTTTTGGTTTCGCCCACGATGCATTTGAAGAATTCATCGTCGACGCCGGCTATACCTGGAACGAGTGGTTTGGCAGCCGTGATCTGCTGATTCCCCTGCGCCACACAGAATCCAACTTTCTGGCGCCGTTCATCCCGGGAGAAACCTATGAAGTGAGTGTGGCGGTCGCCAGTTTTGGCGAGACTTCCTTCAAAATGAAGTACGTCTTCACTCAAAAAGACAAAACTCACGCCGTCGTCACCATGGTTCATGCTCTGGTGGATGGAAAGACAAAACAAAAGACGACTTTGCCGTCGTTGATGAAATCCCGTCTGGAACCTTATCTGGAATCCACCGGTCAGGGCTGCTAG